In Ignisphaera sp., one DNA window encodes the following:
- a CDS encoding complex I subunit 5 family protein — MIDSIVMRFVVPMTLMLIGNLFMARRIIYGSILRILSFLSLSINLWGEDLFNSMLVATSIVIGVVLALYTTSYSRSKYGTLTLVPIIDLLLLSILFTFISRNLIELVTFWLLGELLGFLLIAYDYIYKGDTISMAAAIKYLLFSMVPTDISLFILLAITGLTEAFTTPLKSLSLFITDPIVLILILFGFFAKAAIFPLHFWLPDAHSVAPSPASAILSGLMVKMGIYALYMLSFYSIDRALFSSIVLFSGLLTTLYGAMQASLQRDIKRLLAYSTTSETSIIAVLIALYVMSGDILFIEASTLYTVAHAIYKVSMFMDSGFIELVAHERDIRRLGYIYRISPTESLATLLSIMAVLGMPPSIGFLAKVFMFSAISHNITYSWIYVVVLVIAAVKVSLSIVYNIIYFKAHMDRREPMMTRLGLGDALQLQKYTLMISISSFIFTFTIYILNCMRYTELMLLRKLSYLLIISMTMFVALIYMLYNLIRHNIRS; from the coding sequence ATGATTGACTCAATAGTAATGAGGTTCGTAGTGCCTATGACGCTGATGCTCATAGGTAATCTATTTATGGCGAGAAGAATTATATATGGATCTATTCTCAGAATATTGAGCTTCCTATCTCTTTCAATAAATCTATGGGGAGAAGATCTATTCAATAGCATGCTTGTAGCTACATCCATAGTTATAGGTGTTGTTCTTGCTCTCTATACAACTAGTTATTCGAGATCAAAATATGGAACACTAACACTTGTACCTATTATCGATCTACTTCTTCTATCAATATTGTTTACCTTCATATCGAGAAATTTAATAGAACTTGTCACATTTTGGTTATTAGGTGAATTGCTGGGGTTCTTGTTGATAGCTTATGACTATATCTATAAAGGTGATACAATCTCTATGGCAGCCGCAATAAAGTATCTATTGTTCTCTATGGTTCCAACCGATATATCTCTCTTCATACTTCTAGCTATTACAGGTTTAACAGAAGCATTTACAACACCTTTGAAAAGTCTATCACTATTTATTACAGATCCTATCGTGCTTATACTAATTCTTTTTGGTTTTTTTGCAAAAGCAGCTATATTTCCTTTACATTTCTGGCTACCAGATGCTCATTCAGTAGCTCCATCACCAGCTTCAGCAATTCTATCAGGACTCATGGTTAAGATGGGGATATACGCTCTATATATGCTGAGTTTCTACTCCATAGATAGAGCATTATTTAGTTCTATAGTCTTGTTCTCTGGACTTTTGACAACTCTTTATGGAGCTATGCAAGCATCTTTACAACGCGATATCAAAAGACTTTTAGCCTATAGCACTACATCTGAAACATCTATAATAGCTGTTCTAATAGCTCTATATGTGATGTCTGGTGACATATTGTTTATAGAAGCATCAACTCTGTATACTGTTGCTCACGCAATATACAAGGTATCGATGTTTATGGATTCTGGATTCATAGAACTTGTAGCTCATGAGAGAGATATTAGAAGGCTTGGATATATATACAGGATTAGCCCTACAGAATCTCTTGCTACATTACTATCGATTATGGCTGTTCTAGGGATGCCACCTTCTATAGGATTCTTAGCTAAAGTGTTTATGTTTTCTGCGATTTCGCATAACATTACGTATTCATGGATATATGTAGTTGTTTTAGTTATAGCAGCAGTTAAGGTCTCACTATCCATCGTGTATAACATAATCTATTTCAAGGCCCACATGGATCGCAGAGAACCAATGATGACACGTTTGGGGTTAGGTGATGCTCTTCAGCTACAGAAATACACATTAATGATCTCGATATCCTCTTTCATATTCACCTTCACTATATATATATTGAACTGTATGAGATATACTGAGCTTATGTTGCTTAGAAAACTTTCCTATCTACTGATAATATCTATGACTATGTTTGTAGCACTAATCTATATGCTATATAATCTCATTAGACATAATATAAGAAGCTGA
- a CDS encoding archease, whose protein sequence is MDRGFEFLDHTADVLIKVWGESIEAVFEEAAEAVFEIITDTSRVEPKVGTPINICGFDIENLLYRWLEEMLYHHDSKNMVFSKFIVNKMYEINGEEKQICIEGYIYGEEFQHNKHEPRTVVKAITYNEMRLWREKEKWYATFVVDI, encoded by the coding sequence ATGGATAGAGGATTTGAATTTTTGGACCATACAGCTGATGTTCTTATAAAGGTTTGGGGAGAAAGTATTGAAGCAGTTTTTGAAGAAGCTGCTGAAGCAGTTTTTGAAATTATAACTGATACAAGTAGAGTTGAACCAAAAGTTGGTACACCTATAAATATTTGTGGATTTGATATAGAAAATCTTCTGTATAGATGGCTTGAAGAAATGCTGTATCATCATGATAGTAAAAACATGGTCTTCAGCAAGTTTATCGTAAATAAAATGTATGAGATTAATGGAGAAGAGAAGCAGATATGTATCGAGGGATATATCTATGGTGAAGAGTTTCAGCATAATAAACATGAACCTAGAACAGTTGTGAAAGCTATAACATATAATGAGATGAGGCTCTGGAGAGAGAAAGAGAAGTGGTATGCAACATTTGTTGTAGATATATAG
- a CDS encoding galactokinase family protein encodes MSEQSQVDLVVKEFKDIFRSKHEVVVSAPGRLDFLNTHQDYKGLPVVAVGIDLRTYVAIRRSGDRLLIVGSGNMLDEGSRYLDIFPVDAPNLIDSPKWFGNYVRAAVSVLKEDGYSIDGARIWIRSWIPMGSGLGSSGTLLVSLIGAFNELFGFGLDTKAIAEYAYRAEHDIMGIPCGRLDQYAAAFGNIVYIETRPPYNIDILNLSGGFFAVIDTGIRHSTAEIHPKRQKEIEEGLSKLVDIVSRDLKELLGLRYWEPRWEYLDLTTLIPYIKLLDEKPRDRILYTLKSHRSTILALKAIKGRAIDVEEISETLEVEINRARELLNKGVLDVVGEVMTYQHKLLSKLYDVSLPQIDSLVEKLIEFGALGAKLSGAGLGGAVIALFRDKETAEKAVKNIIDSRYGVRGWIVKIDRGLTVHGDDYEG; translated from the coding sequence ATGAGTGAACAGTCACAAGTAGATCTTGTTGTAAAAGAATTCAAAGATATATTCAGATCTAAACATGAAGTTGTTGTTTCTGCACCTGGTAGATTAGATTTCCTCAATACTCATCAAGATTATAAAGGTTTACCCGTAGTTGCTGTTGGTATAGATCTTAGAACATATGTAGCAATTAGACGAAGTGGAGATAGACTTTTGATTGTAGGTTCTGGTAACATGCTTGACGAAGGCTCTAGATATCTGGATATCTTTCCAGTAGATGCTCCAAACCTTATTGATTCACCTAAATGGTTTGGAAATTATGTTCGTGCAGCAGTTTCAGTACTTAAAGAAGATGGATATAGTATAGATGGTGCAAGAATCTGGATACGTAGCTGGATACCAATGGGTTCTGGATTAGGCAGTAGTGGCACGTTATTAGTTTCTCTTATTGGTGCTTTCAACGAGTTATTCGGGTTTGGTCTAGATACTAAAGCTATAGCTGAATATGCCTATAGAGCTGAGCACGATATTATGGGGATACCTTGTGGAAGATTAGATCAGTATGCAGCAGCTTTTGGAAATATTGTATATATAGAGACTAGACCTCCCTACAATATAGATATACTAAATCTCTCTGGAGGATTTTTTGCTGTTATTGATACAGGTATTAGGCATAGTACAGCAGAAATTCATCCCAAGAGGCAGAAAGAGATTGAGGAAGGTCTATCTAAACTAGTGGATATAGTTTCTAGAGATTTAAAGGAGCTTCTTGGCCTAAGGTATTGGGAGCCTAGGTGGGAGTACCTAGATCTAACTACCTTAATACCATACATAAAACTTCTTGACGAAAAACCTAGAGATAGAATACTCTATACACTAAAGTCTCATAGATCTACTATTCTTGCTCTAAAGGCCATAAAGGGAAGAGCTATTGATGTTGAAGAGATTTCAGAAACACTTGAAGTGGAGATAAACAGAGCTAGAGAATTATTGAACAAAGGCGTTCTAGATGTTGTTGGTGAAGTTATGACATATCAGCATAAGCTCCTTAGCAAACTTTATGATGTGAGTCTACCTCAAATAGATTCTCTGGTTGAGAAACTAATAGAGTTTGGAGCCTTAGGGGCAAAACTTTCTGGAGCTGGTTTAGGAGGAGCTGTTATAGCTCTCTTTAGAGATAAAGAGACTGCTGAAAAAGCAGTTAAAAACATTATAGACTCTAGATATGGTGTACGTGGATGGATTGTTAAAATAGATAGAGGCCTTACTGTTCATGGCGATGATTATGAGGGATAG
- a CDS encoding cystathionine gamma-synthase family protein: MAKPSTTAIHGHEHKDNYGSHVPPIYLGVVYEYIDYELKEAVFTDRGNYLRYGREENPTTRALERIVAKLENTEDALAFNSGMAAISTTFIWRLKPGDRVIVPMELYSSTLALLNNIAPKLNIKLSKVWPSAESIIEAVDRDTSIIFLEVMTNPTNKVIDIDYIYKSIDIEKTVLIVDNTFTTPILLKPVRYGAKLVIHSMTKYFGGHNDAVGGVVAGLLTDTKVLWEWRRMFGGILQPFEAYMILRGIKTLEIRFEKHSSNAKAVAEYLAEHSRIEEVMYPGLQKDPYHGIAKKLFEKPLFGGVVSFKIKGGYQDVVNFLKRLKLVKRCPSLGGTESMAVLPVKAGAMFIEPEHKVKLGITENLVRLSVGLEDVDDIIEDLSQALNI; the protein is encoded by the coding sequence TTGGCCAAACCCTCTACAACTGCTATTCATGGACATGAACATAAAGATAACTATGGATCACATGTACCGCCTATATATCTTGGTGTAGTATATGAATACATAGATTATGAGTTGAAGGAGGCTGTATTTACTGATAGAGGTAACTACCTTAGGTATGGAAGAGAAGAAAACCCAACAACAAGAGCATTAGAGAGAATAGTTGCCAAGCTAGAGAATACTGAAGACGCACTTGCATTCAATAGCGGTATGGCTGCAATATCTACAACATTCATATGGAGACTAAAACCTGGAGATAGAGTTATTGTCCCTATGGAGCTCTATAGCTCAACTCTTGCACTACTCAATAATATTGCTCCTAAACTCAATATAAAGTTATCTAAGGTATGGCCTTCAGCAGAATCGATTATTGAAGCAGTAGATAGAGATACTTCTATAATATTCTTAGAGGTTATGACCAATCCTACGAACAAGGTTATAGATATCGACTATATCTACAAGAGCATAGATATTGAGAAGACTGTACTTATAGTTGATAACACGTTTACAACACCTATACTACTTAAGCCAGTTAGGTATGGCGCTAAACTTGTGATACATAGTATGACTAAGTACTTTGGGGGACACAACGATGCTGTAGGAGGAGTTGTTGCAGGATTATTAACAGATACAAAGGTTCTCTGGGAATGGAGAAGAATGTTTGGAGGAATTCTACAGCCATTTGAAGCGTACATGATTTTAAGAGGAATCAAGACGCTAGAGATAAGATTTGAGAAACACAGCAGTAATGCTAAAGCTGTTGCTGAATACCTAGCTGAGCATAGTAGAATCGAGGAAGTTATGTATCCAGGTCTACAGAAAGATCCATACCATGGAATTGCTAAGAAACTGTTTGAGAAACCTCTATTTGGAGGTGTAGTTAGTTTCAAGATAAAGGGTGGTTATCAAGATGTCGTGAACTTCTTAAAGAGGCTGAAGCTGGTTAAGAGATGTCCAAGTTTGGGAGGAACAGAGAGTATGGCTGTTCTACCTGTTAAAGCCGGGGCTATGTTTATAGAGCCAGAACACAAAGTTAAGCTCGGGATTACTGAGAATCTTGTCAGACTTTCTGTAGGGCTAGAAGATGTTGATGATATAATAGAAGATTTATCTCAAGCTCTGAACATATAA
- the galT gene encoding galactose-1-phosphate uridylyltransferase: protein MRDREKVFMELRWDPVQGEWIMVSNLRGYRPWQPETYCPFCPGAPETGYGWRALILENRFPMLIPEPPEPSRHSFYVTAKSVGRCYVVVESPIHSLDDLSDLPLDDVIYILDLVIEKQKEIEKESYATYFIWFRNKGKEIGVSLTHPHSQIYVTPFIPSKIERELKNAEEYWRKNNECLFCRILEVESSDKIRVVYSSDCWMGFIPFYAHWPFEVHIYPKRHVQLITQLTNNEVKDLAKVLKVVLCGLKILFSKPSPYIMVLHQAPLKGSYSYYHLHIEIYGMFRDESKIKYAAGIETGGGNFTYDSTPEDNALKLKEKIDKCREELIS, encoded by the coding sequence ATGAGGGATAGAGAGAAAGTGTTTATGGAGCTTCGCTGGGATCCTGTTCAAGGAGAATGGATAATGGTGTCAAATCTACGTGGTTATAGACCTTGGCAACCAGAAACCTACTGTCCTTTTTGTCCTGGAGCGCCAGAAACAGGATATGGGTGGAGAGCACTAATATTAGAGAATAGATTTCCTATGCTAATTCCAGAACCTCCAGAACCATCTAGACATAGTTTCTATGTAACAGCTAAATCAGTAGGCAGATGTTATGTTGTTGTAGAGTCACCTATTCATTCTCTTGATGATTTAAGTGATTTGCCACTAGATGATGTTATTTATATTCTAGATCTTGTTATAGAGAAACAGAAAGAGATTGAGAAAGAGAGTTACGCTACCTATTTCATATGGTTTAGAAACAAAGGAAAGGAGATAGGCGTCTCATTAACACATCCACATAGCCAGATATATGTAACACCATTTATTCCTTCTAAAATAGAGAGAGAGTTAAAGAATGCTGAAGAGTATTGGCGTAAAAATAATGAATGTCTTTTCTGTAGGATTCTAGAAGTTGAATCCTCTGATAAGATTAGAGTAGTATATAGTTCAGATTGCTGGATGGGTTTTATCCCATTTTATGCTCACTGGCCTTTCGAGGTACATATCTATCCTAAAAGACATGTTCAACTTATTACACAATTAACAAATAATGAGGTAAAGGATTTGGCCAAAGTTCTTAAAGTTGTTCTATGTGGACTCAAGATATTGTTTTCAAAACCATCACCATACATAATGGTATTACATCAAGCTCCTCTCAAAGGTAGCTATAGCTACTATCATCTTCATATAGAGATCTACGGTATGTTTAGAGATGAAAGCAAGATTAAGTATGCAGCAGGTATTGAAACTGGTGGAGGAAACTTTACATATGACTCTACTCCAGAAGATAATGCACTTAAACTTAAAGAGAAGATAGATAAATGTAGAGAAGAACTAATAAGTTAA
- a CDS encoding NosD domain-containing protein encodes MILRKTVIGYTVTLMLLFMVTIIAIPIHTQNQLISIRIDGGSGNCHFYEGEKEYGWVWCPSEPVNGEYISCSCINIGGQNYSIYKLLKNLDNIAISITGSGIIFDGQNHVINGNNYRNHSISIKSASNIVIGNITVKNFNTGIYIDQASNIDIRYCSLENNDVGISIGPGIGNVRIFNNNINNNRIGIKINHSSVTLCLNNFFNNLNDVSISFDYIVATWSCQIGDRNVGNFWQSLSNPDDCRAKGDDDGLCKILDNNNIDFYPFDKMLPVPIPEPLIIPLIVFITILVLSLRRK; translated from the coding sequence ATGATTTTAAGAAAAACAGTAATAGGCTACACAGTTACACTAATGCTATTATTCATGGTAACAATTATAGCAATACCTATACACACTCAAAATCAGCTAATCTCTATACGGATAGATGGTGGAAGTGGTAATTGTCACTTCTATGAAGGTGAAAAAGAATATGGATGGGTTTGGTGTCCTTCAGAACCAGTTAATGGAGAGTACATCAGCTGTAGTTGCATAAATATTGGTGGACAAAACTATTCGATATATAAACTCCTTAAAAACCTAGATAATATAGCAATATCGATAACAGGTAGTGGTATCATATTCGATGGACAGAACCATGTAATTAATGGAAATAACTATAGAAATCATAGTATAAGTATTAAGTCTGCAAGTAACATTGTTATTGGGAATATTACTGTAAAAAATTTCAATACTGGTATATACATAGATCAAGCAAGTAATATTGATATTAGATATTGTTCTCTAGAGAATAATGATGTTGGTATATCTATCGGTCCAGGTATTGGGAATGTGCGAATATTTAATAACAATATTAATAACAACAGAATCGGTATTAAAATAAACCATAGTAGTGTCACACTATGCTTAAACAATTTCTTCAACAACTTAAATGATGTATCCATTAGTTTCGATTATATTGTGGCTACCTGGAGTTGTCAAATAGGAGATCGAAATGTAGGAAACTTCTGGCAATCACTAAGCAATCCTGATGATTGTAGAGCCAAAGGTGATGATGATGGTCTCTGCAAAATATTGGATAACAACAATATTGATTTTTATCCGTTTGACAAAATGCTTCCAGTACCAATACCTGAGCCCTTGATCATTCCATTGATAGTATTTATAACAATTCTAGTTTTATCTCTTCGACGAAAATAA
- a CDS encoding TIM barrel protein, protein MVYYTYSTMLYVSLTPKRAIEALVSDGLRVEVSYNNFVAFGGKAIEDRYIHEILDNVSTISNSVDVVHIPYDEMEPEVALSPNGLARFIKWIDFINKINGKIAVIHPLYAVNRALELNLEFFRYIVREARDRGIAIAIENIIEKHLFGSRPKELIQLISVLDGDVGICLDIGHANINKNIDEFLNTAGRYIKVMHIHDNDGYRDQHKPPTTGTVDWNKIETWIMRTRYNGFIVFEVVCRDNINICRNVVKYIKSLRIANI, encoded by the coding sequence ATGGTCTACTATACATATTCAACAATGCTATATGTTTCATTAACTCCTAAGAGAGCTATAGAAGCTTTGGTAAGTGATGGTCTTCGTGTAGAAGTTTCATACAACAACTTTGTTGCTTTTGGTGGTAAAGCTATTGAAGATAGATATATACATGAAATTCTAGATAATGTTTCAACTATATCTAATAGTGTTGATGTTGTCCATATACCTTATGACGAGATGGAGCCTGAGGTAGCTCTTTCGCCCAATGGTTTAGCTAGATTTATTAAATGGATAGATTTTATCAACAAAATCAATGGAAAAATAGCTGTTATTCATCCTCTCTATGCTGTAAATCGAGCATTAGAGCTTAATCTAGAGTTCTTCAGATATATAGTTAGAGAAGCTAGAGATAGAGGTATAGCCATAGCTATAGAGAACATAATAGAGAAGCACTTGTTTGGATCTAGACCAAAGGAACTTATACAACTTATCTCAGTACTTGATGGAGATGTTGGTATATGTCTAGACATTGGTCACGCAAACATTAACAAGAATATTGATGAATTTCTGAACACTGCTGGAAGATATATTAAGGTAATGCATATCCATGATAATGATGGTTATAGAGATCAACATAAACCACCTACTACTGGTACAGTTGATTGGAATAAGATCGAGACATGGATAATGAGAACAAGATACAATGGTTTTATAGTATTCGAGGTTGTGTGTAGAGATAATATTAATATATGTAGGAATGTTGTTAAATATATCAAGTCTCTACGCATAGCCAACATATAG
- a CDS encoding DUF123 domain-containing protein, with protein MDKCSNMRVPGVYTLLINVSIDFCTTVGSLGYICIDSGMYSYIGSARGFGGIEARVKHHIDRVKKRLWWHIDYITSLKAVEIVSIVYAETVRDLEYMLANFLERSSCWSIAVPRFGSTDKRSSTHLFRCLCSFSKCLDELTEMYISIGLRPCVLQFNNHSPRLER; from the coding sequence TTGGATAAGTGTAGCAACATGAGGGTACCTGGGGTATATACACTACTCATTAATGTTTCTATAGATTTCTGCACTACTGTTGGTTCTCTTGGATATATATGTATTGATAGCGGTATGTATAGCTATATAGGTTCTGCTAGAGGTTTTGGAGGTATTGAGGCTAGAGTTAAACACCATATAGATAGAGTTAAGAAGAGACTGTGGTGGCATATAGACTACATAACTAGCTTAAAGGCGGTAGAAATTGTAAGTATTGTATATGCAGAAACTGTAAGAGATCTAGAGTATATGCTTGCCAACTTTCTAGAGAGATCTAGTTGCTGGTCTATAGCTGTACCTAGATTCGGTTCAACAGATAAGAGAAGCTCTACACATCTGTTTAGGTGTTTATGTAGCTTTAGTAAATGTCTAGATGAACTCACGGAGATGTATATATCAATAGGTCTAAGACCATGTGTATTACAGTTCAATAATCATAGTCCTAGACTAGAGAGGTAG
- a CDS encoding AIR synthase related protein, translating into MTNLNEYVMRLAREIRRHPASLLMWLDDAGGFKINDEYFVLKVDGFAESRARYPWCSYRDLGFKAVTAAVSDVFSKGCRPYVYAVSIGVRSDNVDVVEEMVKGVNDAVNVYGGFIENVDTNVGNDIWIDVFILATCRYLPLQRRTRSGDMLIIPRPIGLSYIAYIEYTRNRVPIDEDVRKFSCRPSIDPKIVDCIERARIGLTGSIDISDTLYETIEILSKLNNVGIYIDFDPHELLHPIALNYAYSENLEKIDIIMGSNEEYTPILVVNRMYMDEVLELMRSIGFKPYVIGIAINTKTLSIRGLPLKKTSWDYVSGKIV; encoded by the coding sequence ATGACTAATTTAAACGAATATGTTATGAGGTTGGCTAGAGAGATAAGGAGGCATCCAGCTTCGTTATTGATGTGGTTAGATGATGCTGGTGGTTTTAAGATTAATGATGAATATTTTGTTTTAAAGGTTGATGGTTTTGCTGAATCAAGAGCTAGATATCCTTGGTGTAGTTATCGCGATCTTGGATTTAAAGCCGTTACTGCAGCTGTAAGTGATGTTTTTTCTAAAGGTTGTAGACCTTATGTGTATGCTGTTTCTATAGGTGTCAGATCGGATAATGTTGATGTTGTCGAGGAGATGGTTAAGGGGGTTAATGATGCTGTTAATGTCTATGGTGGTTTCATAGAGAATGTAGATACTAATGTAGGCAACGACATATGGATAGATGTATTCATTTTAGCTACATGTAGATATCTTCCTTTGCAGAGAAGAACTAGATCTGGAGATATGCTTATTATCCCTAGACCCATAGGATTATCATATATAGCCTACATAGAGTATACAAGGAATAGGGTACCCATAGATGAGGACGTTAGGAAGTTTTCTTGTAGACCTTCCATAGATCCAAAAATAGTTGACTGTATAGAGAGAGCGAGAATAGGCTTAACAGGATCAATAGATATAAGCGATACTCTCTATGAAACTATAGAGATTCTATCCAAACTAAATAACGTAGGTATCTACATAGATTTTGATCCCCATGAACTTCTACATCCAATAGCCTTAAATTATGCATATAGTGAGAACCTAGAAAAGATAGATATCATTATGGGATCTAACGAAGAATATACACCTATTTTAGTGGTTAACAGAATGTATATGGATGAAGTCTTAGAGCTTATGAGGAGCATAGGATTTAAACCATATGTAATAGGCATAGCTATAAATACTAAAACATTATCAATAAGAGGTCTACCGCTTAAGAAAACATCTTGGGATTATGTGTCTGGTAAAATAGTGTAG
- the mpgS gene encoding mannosyl-3-phosphoglycerate synthase, whose translation MYVGYPSRFEAYGAVKIYELSKVQVLLGVGGSSKPGLYGIANFDEFIRTAESTAIVVPTRDEDPMVLEGVLRAVPIYSPLIVVSASTQKPLNVYGMEMDIAKTLYRVTGRPTIVIHQRDPVLADILKDSIPNIIDEDGLIHYGKGEALLIATLVADGIGVENIGFIDADNYIPGAVTEYTLIYYTVLRMAESDYKMVRVSWGYKAYGSVEFYLRKTGKASQIVNSVLNKVLSFRRRIETEIIKTSNSGEHAMSMKLAKELTYAGGYAVETQELVSILEMCYIDVDTGRCPSLPHSIEIYQVESRNPHIHSEKGETHVVEMIIDSLSTIYHSKLGSDSKSRSHMISILRELAYESEPPLPQVYRYPDINARAFMDRLLSESRLCVAYGL comes from the coding sequence ATGTATGTAGGGTATCCATCGAGATTTGAGGCATATGGTGCTGTCAAGATCTATGAGCTTAGCAAGGTTCAGGTTCTTCTTGGTGTAGGCGGTAGCTCTAAACCTGGTTTATACGGTATAGCTAATTTCGATGAATTTATTAGGACTGCTGAATCTACTGCTATAGTTGTTCCAACAAGAGATGAGGATCCTATGGTTCTTGAGGGTGTCTTAAGAGCTGTGCCTATATATTCGCCGTTAATAGTTGTTTCTGCTTCTACTCAAAAGCCTCTAAATGTTTATGGTATGGAGATGGATATAGCTAAGACTCTCTATAGAGTTACAGGAAGACCCACAATAGTTATTCATCAAAGGGATCCCGTCTTAGCTGATATACTTAAAGACAGTATACCAAATATTATCGATGAAGATGGACTTATTCATTATGGTAAAGGTGAAGCACTATTAATAGCAACTCTAGTTGCAGATGGTATAGGTGTAGAGAATATTGGTTTTATTGATGCTGATAACTATATACCTGGAGCTGTAACAGAATACACATTAATATACTATACCGTTCTCAGGATGGCTGAGTCTGATTACAAAATGGTTAGAGTTTCGTGGGGATATAAGGCATATGGATCTGTGGAATTCTACCTCAGGAAAACTGGTAAAGCTTCTCAAATAGTTAATAGTGTCTTGAACAAGGTGCTGTCTTTTAGACGTAGAATAGAGACAGAGATAATCAAGACGAGCAATAGCGGTGAACATGCTATGAGTATGAAGCTAGCTAAAGAACTTACATATGCAGGTGGATATGCTGTAGAGACGCAAGAGCTTGTAAGTATTCTGGAGATGTGCTATATAGATGTAGATACTGGTCGCTGTCCTTCTCTACCACACAGCATTGAAATCTATCAAGTAGAGTCTAGAAATCCCCATATTCATTCAGAAAAAGGTGAAACACATGTAGTTGAAATGATAATAGATAGTCTATCGACGATATATCACTCGAAACTGGGTAGTGATAGTAAAAGTAGAAGCCATATGATCAGTATATTGAGGGAATTAGCATACGAATCAGAACCACCTCTACCGCAAGTATACAGATACCCAGATATAAATGCTAGAGCTTTTATGGATAGACTTCTTTCTGAAAGCAGATTATGTGTAGCATATGGATTATGA
- a CDS encoding GDP-mannose 4,6-dehydratase, whose translation MNNMFSNIVVTGGAGFIGSHFIDLLIEKGIADHIIVIDNLSSGSINNIRDKLDTGKVELVVADLKNFDNSWVNKFRDADAIIHLAANPEVRISSIEPKIHFNENIVATFNVLEASRINDVDIHFFASSSTVYGDARTIPTPETHPYAPISVYGASKAACEILYHSYHSLYGFSIAIARYANIIGSRSRHGVIVDFINKLRRDPMKLEILGDGTQRKSYLHVIDAVNASLLLLQLCARNKGYHVYNVGNHDWITVKEIADIVVDEMGLNNVEYIFRPSTCDGRGWYGDVKFMLLDITKLRELGWTPSMTSTEAVRRTVRELLKEL comes from the coding sequence ATGAACAATATGTTTAGCAATATTGTTGTCACAGGTGGAGCAGGTTTCATAGGTAGCCACTTTATCGATTTGCTGATTGAGAAAGGTATAGCAGATCATATTATCGTGATAGATAACTTGAGTAGCGGATCTATAAACAATATCAGGGATAAGCTAGATACAGGAAAAGTTGAACTTGTTGTTGCAGATCTAAAGAATTTCGATAATTCATGGGTCAACAAGTTTCGAGATGCTGATGCTATTATACATCTAGCTGCCAACCCTGAGGTTAGGATATCATCTATAGAGCCTAAGATACATTTCAATGAGAATATTGTTGCAACATTTAATGTTCTAGAGGCTTCACGTATAAACGATGTAGATATACATTTCTTTGCATCAAGCTCTACAGTCTATGGAGATGCTAGAACCATACCTACACCAGAAACACATCCCTATGCGCCTATATCTGTTTATGGAGCTTCTAAAGCTGCATGTGAAATTCTTTACCATTCATACCACAGCCTATATGGTTTCAGCATCGCTATAGCTAGATACGCAAATATAATAGGTTCACGTTCTAGACATGGAGTTATAGTTGACTTTATCAACAAATTAAGAAGAGATCCCATGAAGCTTGAGATACTAGGTGATGGAACACAGAGAAAGAGTTATTTACATGTAATAGATGCTGTAAATGCATCACTACTACTTCTCCAGCTTTGTGCACGAAATAAAGGTTACCATGTGTATAATGTTGGAAATCATGACTGGATTACCGTAAAAGAAATAGCAGATATAGTTGTAGATGAAATGGGTCTGAATAATGTTGAGTACATATTTAGACCTTCTACTTGTGATGGTCGTGGATGGTATGGCGATGTAAAGTTTATGTTGCTAGATATAACAAAGTTAAGAGAATTGGGCTGGACACCATCTATGACTTCTACTGAAGCTGTGAGAAGGACTGTTAGAGAGCTTTTAAAAGAACTTTAA